A section of the Ochotona princeps isolate mOchPri1 chromosome 19, mOchPri1.hap1, whole genome shotgun sequence genome encodes:
- the DRD1 gene encoding D(1A) dopamine receptor: MRTLNTSAMDRAGLVVERAFSFRVLTACFLSLLILSTLLGNTLVCAAVIRFRHLRSKVTNFFVISLAVSDLLVAVLVMPWKAVTEIAGFWPFGSFCNIWVAFDIMCSTASILNLCVISVDRYWAISSPFRYERKMTPKAAFILIGVAWTLSVLISFIPVQLSWHKAKPTGPHDRNVTSLEETMNNCDSSLSRTYAISSSLISFYIPVAIMIVTYTRIYRIAQKQIRRISALERAAVHAKNCQTTTAGNGNPVECSQPESSFKMSFKRETKVLKTLSVIMGVFVCCWLPFFVLNCMVPFCESGETQSFCIDSITFDVFMWFGWANSSLNPIIYAFNADFRKAFSILLGCYKLCPTASNAIETVSINNNGAVVFSSHHEPRGSISKECNMVYLIPHAVGSSEDLKKEEVGRIGKPLEKLSPALSVILDYDTDVSLEKIQPITQNGQHPA; this comes from the coding sequence ATGAGGACCCTAAACACTTCTGCCATGGATAGAGCTGGGCTGGTGGTGGAGAGGGCTTTCTCCTTCCGAGTCCTCACAGCCTGTTTCCTGTCCCTGCTCATCCTATCCACTCTCCTGGGGAACACGCTGGTCTGTGCGGCTGTCATCCGGTTCCGACACCTGCGGTCCAAGGTGACCAACTTCTTTGTCATCTCCTTGGCAGTGTCGGATCTCTTGGTGGCTGTCCTGGTCATGCCCTGGAAAGCCGTGACTGAGATCGCTGGCTTCTGGCCCTTCGGGTCCTTCTGTAACATCTGGGTGGCATTTGATATCATGTGTTCCACAGCGTCCATCCTCAACCTGTGTGTGATCAGCGTGGATAGGTACTGGGCCATCTCCAGCCCTTTCCGCTATGAGAGAAAGATGACCCCCAAGGCAGCCTTCATTCTGATTGGTGTGGCCTGGACACTGTCTGTGCTCATCTCCTTCATCCCggtgcagctcagctggcacaAGGCGAAGCCCACAGGCCCCCATGATAGGAACGTCACCTCCCTGGAGGAGACCATGAACAACTGTGACTCCAGCTTGAGTAGGACGTATGCTATTTCATCCTCTCTGATAAGTTTTTATATCCCCGTGGCCATCATGATTGTCACCTACACCAGGATCTACAGGATTGCTCAGAAACAAATCCGACGCATCTCAGCCTTGGAGAGGGCGGCTGTTCATGCGAAGAACTGCCAGACCACCACGGCGGGCAACGGCAACCCTGTTGAATGTTCTCAACCCGAGAGCTCCTTTAAGATGTCCTTCAAAAGAGAGACGAAGGTCCTGAAGACCCTCTCGGTGATCATGGGGGTGTTTGTGTGCTGCTGGCTACCTTTCTTTGTCTTGAACTGCATGGTGCCCTTCTGTGAGTCTGGGGAGACCCAGTCCTTCTGCATTGATTCCATCACCTTTGACGTGTTTATGTGGTTTGGATGGGCCAATTCCTCCTTAAACCCCATCATCTATGCCTTTAATGCTGACTTCCGGAAGGCATTCTCCATCCTCTTGGGATGTTACAAACTCTGCCCCACAGCCAGCAATGCCATAGAGACAGTCAGCATCAACAACAATGGGGCCGTGGTGTTTTCCAGCCATCACGAGCCCAGAGGCTCCATCTCCAAGGAGTGCAATATGGTGTATCTGATCCCCCATGCCGTGGGCTCCTCCGAGGACCTGAAAAAGGAGGAGGTGGGGCGAATAGGCAAACCTCTGGAGAAGCTGTCCCCGGCCCTGTCAGTCATACTGGACTATGATACGGATGTCTCCCTGGAGAAGATCCAGCCCATTACACAAAATGGACAGCATCCAGCCTGA